A part of Arachis hypogaea cultivar Tifrunner chromosome 12, arahy.Tifrunner.gnm2.J5K5, whole genome shotgun sequence genomic DNA contains:
- the LOC112729367 gene encoding uncharacterized protein produces MDLLKQQRPRKLNLNAPLLSTKRYGFSSPSDNNSLCAGAGVPFSWEQAPGKPKHNDKNDYAEGGDTPRPRLPPPVADVSDDDDDDDDDEVYSDAMDVFSLSEALDIVQKKSEKARYNNNSNTNEGLLRLKIQESDGYQSPTYMINRFLPDATALAASSALHFPSNCDEKGCETCSYQECCLSSARSSGVRNDNYNDNAYSYSYSYSPKACYCGLEVLLPWRVKHKLCSMKNPVLLPPLKKKKAEEHNQRGGAKQKKHRRRSSSSTLTHLPCTNSKEDSI; encoded by the coding sequence ATGGACTTGTTGAAACAACAACGCCCAAGAAAGCTGAACTTGAATGCACCACTTTTATCAACAAAGCGTTACGGTTTTTCTTCACCGTCAGATAATAATTCACTGTGTGCAGGTGCAGGAGTTCCATTTTCGTGGGAGCAAGCACCAGGAAAGCCAAAGCACAATGACAAGAATGATTACGCCGAAGGCGGCGACACCCCTCGGCCAAGACTTCCACCACCGGTCGCTGATGTTAGCGACGATGACGACGACGATGACGACGACGAGGTTTACTCAGATGCTATGGATGTTTTCTCTCTTTCAGAAGCTCTGGACATTGTTCAAAAGAAATCAGAGAAGGCGCGTTACAATAACAACAGTAACACTAACGAAGGATTGTTGCGATTAAAGATTCAAGAATCTGACGGTTACCAATCGCCGACTTACATGATCAACCGCTTCCTTCCCGATGCGACGGCGTTGGCCGCCTCCTCCGCATTGCATTTTCCGAGCAACTGCGACGAGAAAGGTTGCGAAACGTGCAGTTACCAAGAATGTTGTTTATCATCAGCAAGATCCTCCGGCGTGAGAAATGATAATTATAACGAtaatgcttattcttattcttattcttactcTCCGAAAGCTTGTTATTGCGGCCTTGAGGTTCTGTTGCCGTGGCGCGTGAAGCATAAGCTTTGTTCCATGAAGAACCCTGTATTGTTGCCGCCTCTTAAGAAGAAGAAGGCGGAGGAGCATAATCAGCGCGGTGGCGCCAAGCAGAAGAAGCATCGGCGTCGTTCTTCGTCATCAACACTTACACACTTGCCTTGTACAAATTCTAAAGAGGATAGTATATGA